The following nucleotide sequence is from Solidesulfovibrio carbinolicus.
CCACGGCCCCGAGCTTGGGGATGGTGGCCACGTAGGCGGCGGTTTCGTTTTTCGCGCCCTGATAGACGTCCGGGCACCAGAAGTGGAACGGGAACAGGGCCAGCTTGTAGAAGAAGCCGGCCAGGAAGAGTGTTAAGCCAATAACGGCCATGGGCGCGTCGGCAAAGCTCCAGGACGTGGCGGCCAGACCCGACAGATAGGTCGTGTGCTTGGCCGCGATGATGTAGGACAGGCCGAAAAGCGCCAGGGCGGTCACGGCCGCGCCAAACAGGATGTACTTGATGCCGGCCTCGGCCGCCCGACGATCCTGGCCGCGAAGCGGGATCAGGGCATAGAGGCTGTAAGAGGACAGCTCCAGGGCCAGATAGAGGGTGATGAGCTCCACGCACGAGGCGAGCAGCATCAGCCCCCAGGCCGACAAGGCCAGGAGCATGAAGTAGTCCGGGGTCAGGTCCTTGCCTTCCTTGTTGCCGGCGGCGATGCCCGTCACCACGGCGAACCCGAAGGCGATGAGCAATTTAAAAAACTGCGACAGGCCATCGAGCTTGTAGGCGGCGTAGAGGAACTCGCCGCGCTCGCCCAGGGCGAAAAGCGCAGCCAGGACGCCAAGGCCGGCGGCGGCGGGCAGCCAGGAGGCCACCGACTGCTTCTTGTCGCTGATGCTGGCGACAAAAAGGGCGCACACCAGACCCAAAAGCCACAGTTCGGGCAGAAGCGAGAAGATGCTCATGGATGCTCCTTGGAGACGGCGTCGGCGGCCTCGGCCACGGCCAGGGGCGCAGCCAGGTTAAACCGCTCGGCCATGGACATGTCCTTGGTCAGTCCCATGGCCGTGTTCTTGGCCTCCATGACGGACAGCACCCGCGTGATGGAGGGCTCGATGGTTTTGATGCACAGGGCCGGGGCCAGACCGATGTAGAAGACCAGGATGCCCAAGGGAGCCAGGGCCGCCCATTCGCGCAGCCCCAGGTCGCCCCAGGACGGCTTGTAAGCGGCCGGTTCGCCCCAGGTCACCCGCTGGAGCAGGCGCAGCATGTAGGCGGCGGCCAGCATGGCCCCGGGCACGGCGGCAAAGCCGATCCAGGGATTGCCCTGGAAGGCCCCGATGAGGACCAGCACCTCGCCCACGAAGCTGTTGGTGCCGGGGAAGGCCAGGGAGGACAGGGAGAAGACGCCAAACAGGAACATGAAGGCCGGCATGAACTTGCCCAGCCCCTGGTTGTCGGCGATCTCCCGGCTGTGGCTGCGCTCGTAGAGCAGGCCGATCATCATGAACAGGCCGCCGGTGGTGATGCCGTGGTTGAGCATCTGCAGGATGGCGCCGGACACGCCCTTGACGCTGAACAGGAAGATGCCGAGCGTCACAAAGCCCATGTGGCCCACCGACGAGTAGGCGATGAGCTTTTTGATGTCCGTCTGCCCCAGCGCAATGCAGCCGCCGTAGATGATGCCGGCGATGGACACGGCGATGAGCAGCGGCGCGAAGGTCTCGGACGCGGCCGGGGTCAGCGGCAAGCAGAAGCGCAGGAAGCCGTAGGTGCCCATCTTCAAGAGGATGGCGGCCAGGAGCACGCTGCCGGCGGCCGGGGCCTCGACGTGGGCGGCCGGCAGCCAGGTGTGGAACGGAAACATGGGCACCTTGATGGCAAAGGCCAGGGCCATGGCCAGGAAAGCCCAGAACTGGAACTTGAAGGCGTAGCTCTTTTCCATCAGTTCGGGGATGGAGAAGGTGCCGCCCACCTGCCTAAAGGCCACGATGGCGGCCAGGAGCAAGGTGGAGCCGGCCAGGGTGTAGAGGAAGAACTTGATGGAGGCGTAGCGCCGGCGGGGGCCGCCCCAGACGGCGATGAGCAGGTACATGGGGACCAGCATGGCCTCCCAGAAGACGTAGAACAGGACAAAGTCCAGCGCTGCGAACACCCCGATGCACGAGGCGGTCATGAGCAGCAGGCAGACGTGG
It contains:
- a CDS encoding NADH-quinone oxidoreductase subunit N; translation: MSIFSLLPELWLLGLVCALFVASISDKKQSVASWLPAAAGLGVLAALFALGERGEFLYAAYKLDGLSQFFKLLIAFGFAVVTGIAAGNKEGKDLTPDYFMLLALSAWGLMLLASCVELITLYLALELSSYSLYALIPLRGQDRRAAEAGIKYILFGAAVTALALFGLSYIIAAKHTTYLSGLAATSWSFADAPMAVIGLTLFLAGFFYKLALFPFHFWCPDVYQGAKNETAAYVATIPKLGAVVVLMRLAAFVAPHLEVTTILAILGAVSMTAGNLAALVQRDLKRLLGFSSVAHAGYVMLGLAAGSAAGMSAAAFYSLAYILMNLAAFYVVCAIAKNDENPSLDDLDGLYKRAPALAMILAVAAFSLVGLPPTAGFAGKLFLLSAAWDQGYHWLVIVAVLNTAISIYYYLSMVRHAYTGESDAPAIVWPRGYLIFGGALAVLVLLLGILPAPMYDLAAQAAGQLHP
- a CDS encoding complex I subunit 4 family protein, which codes for MMTQNGFPVVTALIVVPLIAAVALLFMRRDWTVRVTTLAVGILECLLSLPLLGYVPDGAAFQFVEKADWLPALGMTYHLGVDGLSLYMILLTALMLPLCVLGSWTYIAKRVTEFHVCLLLMTASCIGVFAALDFVLFYVFWEAMLVPMYLLIAVWGGPRRRYASIKFFLYTLAGSTLLLAAIVAFRQVGGTFSIPELMEKSYAFKFQFWAFLAMALAFAIKVPMFPFHTWLPAAHVEAPAAGSVLLAAILLKMGTYGFLRFCLPLTPAASETFAPLLIAVSIAGIIYGGCIALGQTDIKKLIAYSSVGHMGFVTLGIFLFSVKGVSGAILQMLNHGITTGGLFMMIGLLYERSHSREIADNQGLGKFMPAFMFLFGVFSLSSLAFPGTNSFVGEVLVLIGAFQGNPWIGFAAVPGAMLAAAYMLRLLQRVTWGEPAAYKPSWGDLGLREWAALAPLGILVFYIGLAPALCIKTIEPSITRVLSVMEAKNTAMGLTKDMSMAERFNLAAPLAVAEAADAVSKEHP